One stretch of Flavobacterium sp. 9 DNA includes these proteins:
- a CDS encoding hydroxymethylglutaryl-CoA lyase: MNKEIKIIECPRDAMQGIKTFIPTKNKVTYIQALLRVGFDTIDFGSFVSPKAIPQMQDTAEVLAQLDLSQTTSKLLAIIANTQGAQLAAEHEPIQYLGFPFSISENFQMRNTHKTIAESLVTLEEILEIADKKNKEVVTYLSMGFGNPYGDPWNVEIVGEWTEKLAGMGVKILSLSDTVGSSTPEVITYLFSNLIPKYPQIEFGAHLHTTPNSWFEKIEAASNAGCTRFDGAIQGFGGCPMATDKLTGNMPTEKLISYFTANKKVTGLNSLSFESAYNEASKLFGKFH; encoded by the coding sequence TTGAATAAAGAAATCAAAATTATCGAATGTCCACGTGATGCCATGCAAGGCATCAAAACCTTTATTCCCACAAAAAATAAAGTTACCTACATACAAGCTTTGCTTCGTGTGGGGTTTGATACCATTGATTTTGGGAGTTTTGTATCTCCCAAAGCTATTCCGCAAATGCAAGATACCGCTGAGGTTTTGGCGCAGCTTGATCTTTCGCAAACCACCAGTAAATTATTGGCTATAATTGCAAATACGCAAGGAGCGCAATTAGCGGCAGAACACGAACCTATTCAATATTTAGGATTTCCGTTTTCTATATCTGAGAATTTTCAGATGAGAAATACCCATAAAACCATCGCAGAATCATTGGTTACACTTGAAGAAATTCTTGAAATCGCCGATAAAAAAAATAAAGAAGTTGTAACCTATCTTTCAATGGGTTTCGGGAATCCTTACGGAGATCCATGGAATGTTGAAATTGTAGGCGAATGGACCGAAAAACTAGCAGGAATGGGCGTAAAAATATTATCGCTTTCAGATACTGTTGGTAGTTCTACGCCAGAAGTTATCACTTATCTTTTTTCGAATTTAATTCCAAAATATCCCCAAATTGAATTTGGCGCACATTTGCATACAACGCCAAATAGTTGGTTTGAGAAAATAGAAGCAGCTTCAAATGCTGGTTGCACACGTTTTGATGGAGCAATTCAAGGATTTGGAGGCTGTCCAATGGCAACCGACAAACTAACCGGAAATATGCCTACAGAAAAACTGATTTCTTATTTTACCGCCAATAAAAAAGTAACTGGATTAAACTCCTTAAGTTTTGAAAGTGCTTATAATGAAGCATCAAAATTGTTTGGGAAATTTCACTAG
- a CDS encoding NAD(P)/FAD-dependent oxidoreductase — translation MNTSLIKNKKIAIIGGGPVGLTTARILQINGADVTVYERDINAQARTSGGTLDIHSDSGQKAIQKADLMDVFYKYARPTGEKMADMHGNITSDEMPDETNAYSRPEIDRNDLRKIMLENLQENTVVWDSHLTDIKKVEDEYHLEFKNGLKTISDFVIVANGGRSNARKFVTDIEPQLSGTYIIQGEIANPDRDYPEFKPKYGDGNVMAMGEQKMFYTHTLRDGSVHFGVSFKADENWVLNNGLDFENDAAIRAFLNETFANWSDDYKTFFNASTDFSGLPLRLFSLEEPWKTHSNITLVGDAAHVMPPFAGEGVNMGLMDAYQLTENLTNGEFSDLQSAIDDYEQKMFGYALEAQRTTKKMEELLHSDVSTEDILNSRGA, via the coding sequence ATGAATACTTCACTTATAAAAAATAAAAAAATAGCCATAATTGGCGGCGGTCCTGTTGGATTAACAACTGCTCGCATTCTACAAATCAATGGTGCAGACGTTACGGTTTATGAAAGAGATATCAATGCGCAAGCCAGAACTTCGGGCGGAACACTTGATATTCATTCTGATTCAGGGCAAAAAGCGATTCAAAAAGCTGATTTAATGGACGTGTTCTATAAATATGCGAGACCAACTGGCGAGAAAATGGCAGATATGCACGGAAATATTACTTCGGATGAAATGCCCGATGAAACAAATGCGTATTCACGTCCTGAAATTGATCGAAATGATTTAAGAAAAATTATGCTCGAAAATCTCCAAGAAAATACTGTTGTCTGGGACAGTCATTTGACTGATATTAAAAAAGTTGAAGACGAATATCATTTAGAATTCAAAAATGGATTGAAAACAATTTCCGATTTTGTTATTGTCGCTAACGGTGGAAGATCAAATGCTAGAAAATTTGTTACCGATATTGAACCTCAACTTTCCGGTACTTATATTATTCAAGGAGAAATTGCAAATCCGGATCGTGATTATCCTGAATTTAAACCTAAATATGGCGACGGAAATGTAATGGCAATGGGAGAACAAAAAATGTTTTACACGCATACTTTGCGCGACGGTTCTGTTCACTTTGGAGTTTCGTTTAAAGCTGATGAAAATTGGGTTTTAAATAACGGTCTTGATTTTGAAAATGACGCAGCAATACGAGCATTTTTAAATGAAACTTTTGCAAATTGGAGCGATGATTATAAAACCTTTTTTAATGCTTCAACTGATTTTTCAGGATTACCATTGAGATTATTTTCATTAGAAGAACCTTGGAAAACTCATTCGAATATTACACTTGTTGGAGATGCAGCGCATGTAATGCCTCCATTTGCCGGAGAAGGCGTTAATATGGGCTTAATGGACGCATATCAATTAACAGAGAATTTGACTAACGGAGAATTTTCAGATCTGCAATCTGCAATTGATGATTATGAACAAAAAATGTTTGGCTACGCTCTGGAAGCACAACGTACGACCAAAAAAATGGAAGAATTATTACATTCTGATGTTTCAACTGAAGATATTTTAAATAGTCGTGGGGCTTAA
- a CDS encoding DUF5723 family protein → MRKVYLILMVAFQLSCFSQNKQVLYNFTSIPQSSLVNPGADVSYKFYFGIPILSGVSANLGSSSFSAYDLFANNGVDFNDKVRNIINNSSNKDKTQVNQQLEIFSGGFRVGGRESQSYISFGAYQEFDFLMYFPKDLAILAVDGNQKYIGKAFNLADLNVQAEVLSVFHVGYHRKLSEKLVLGGRAKIYSSGANATSTHNSGFIFTGESADTPNLYNQVISSNLELKTSGLSKFTKDEYEGSIPSDIAHNTFFNGSLGLGIDAGITYYVKENLQFTASIIDLGFIRQSKDIETLNYKGTYNYKGANPNFLGSNKPEDVFDEFDKAIPRDTLYNKYTTWRPTKLYSSIQYSFGESRPDEECNCKGSVSRKYVNGIGGQMFAMTMPDEPYVALTAFYRRSIFEKLDFKATYTIDPYSSKNIGLGLSGTLGKLNMYLLVDNVLEYRDVSKANSLAFQFGFNFVFQDSED, encoded by the coding sequence ATGAGAAAAGTATATCTGATTTTAATGGTCGCTTTTCAGCTTTCTTGTTTCTCGCAAAACAAACAAGTGTTGTATAACTTCACGTCAATTCCGCAATCATCATTAGTAAATCCAGGTGCCGACGTTTCGTATAAATTTTATTTCGGAATCCCAATTTTATCCGGAGTTTCAGCAAATTTAGGATCAAGTAGTTTTTCGGCGTATGATTTATTTGCCAATAACGGAGTAGACTTTAATGATAAGGTTCGAAATATCATTAATAATTCTTCCAATAAAGACAAAACTCAGGTCAATCAACAACTCGAAATTTTCTCTGGAGGTTTTAGAGTTGGCGGAAGAGAAAGTCAATCCTATATTTCGTTTGGAGCTTATCAGGAATTTGATTTCCTAATGTATTTTCCAAAAGATTTAGCCATTTTAGCCGTCGACGGAAATCAAAAATATATTGGAAAAGCATTCAATTTAGCCGACTTGAATGTTCAAGCTGAAGTCCTTTCAGTTTTCCATGTAGGATATCACAGAAAACTAAGCGAAAAACTGGTTTTAGGCGGTCGGGCCAAAATTTATTCCAGTGGAGCAAATGCTACATCGACTCATAATTCAGGTTTTATTTTTACAGGAGAAAGTGCAGACACGCCTAATCTTTATAATCAGGTAATCTCATCAAATCTTGAATTAAAAACTTCTGGTCTTAGCAAGTTTACAAAAGACGAATACGAAGGAAGTATTCCAAGTGATATTGCTCACAATACTTTTTTCAACGGAAGTTTAGGCTTGGGAATTGATGCCGGAATTACCTATTATGTTAAAGAAAATCTACAGTTTACAGCAAGTATAATCGACCTTGGATTTATAAGACAATCAAAAGATATCGAAACACTCAACTATAAAGGAACTTATAATTATAAAGGAGCAAACCCTAACTTTCTAGGTTCGAACAAGCCCGAAGATGTTTTTGATGAATTCGATAAAGCCATTCCGCGTGACACTCTATATAATAAATACACGACTTGGCGACCAACAAAATTATATTCGTCAATTCAATATTCTTTTGGCGAATCAAGACCAGATGAAGAATGTAATTGCAAAGGCAGCGTTTCGAGAAAGTATGTTAACGGAATAGGAGGACAGATGTTTGCTATGACTATGCCAGACGAGCCATACGTTGCTTTAACTGCTTTTTACAGACGTAGTATTTTCGAAAAATTAGATTTTAAAGCCACATATACAATCGATCCATATTCAAGTAAAAATATAGGATTAGGACTTTCAGGAACCCTCGGAAAACTAAATATGTATCTTCTCGTCGATAATGTTCTCGAGTATAGAGATGTCTCAAAAGCCAATAGTCTGGCATTTCAATTTGGATTTAACTTTGTATTTCAAGATTCCGAGGATTAG
- a CDS encoding arylsulfatase, with translation MKTSTNRMLKKSIALFLLCLLPGMTPKISAQADPQQITKETFKGKVSLDIRDSKEDWTPYTPKVAPKGAPNILFILYDDTGLAAWSPFGGGINMPTLQKLADNGLIYTQWHTTALCSPTRSTLLTGRNHHLNGMAAITEAAAGYPGASGRLPKQVATIGQVLQDNGWSTFWIGKDHNVPEQDVASGGDRSTWPLQMGFDRYYGFLGGETNQWYPDLVEDNHFTEAKYGPEDGYHLSKDLADHALEYIRDQQATNPSKPWFMWYCPGANHAPHHAPEEYIAKYKGKFDDGYDAYRKWVLPRMIAKGIIPKGTNFDKFNPLPPGVSNPGDEVLDWNKLSADEKKLFSRLAEVYAGFSEYTDAQVGRIIDYLEKTGQLENTIVLYAADNGASGEGSPSGSVNENKFFNGYPDELKENLKYLDKLGGPDTYEHYPTGWAAAFSTPFKMFKRYSEYAGGTCDPLVISWPKGIKAKGEVRNQFHHSTDIVPTLLEVCGVEMPKVYRGIPQYPLSGVSMKYTFDAAPDAKTQKHIQYFAMLGSRALWKDGWKAVALHAPLVGKGNFDKDEWELYNTDIDRAESNNLAKKYPDKLKELIADWNSEAAKNLVLPLDDRSAIEVLGTERPSSEAPRDQYVYYPGTAPVPEGVAVNVRGRSYKIVADVDLKDANASGVLFAHGSRFGGHALFLKDKKLNYVYNFLGIAPEQRFTSNVEITPGKHVFGMEFTREKAGPNGESIGKMKLYIDGKEVASGPMRTQTGKFTLSGDGLCVGFDSGDAVSKEYKTPGEFKGGEIYGVGINVGKIEYSDLNSEAKRALNRD, from the coding sequence ATGAAAACCAGTACTAATAGGATGCTTAAAAAAAGTATCGCTTTATTTCTACTATGCCTTTTGCCCGGCATGACACCAAAAATATCTGCCCAAGCAGATCCTCAACAAATTACAAAGGAAACTTTTAAAGGTAAAGTTAGTCTGGACATTCGTGACTCAAAAGAAGACTGGACTCCTTATACTCCTAAAGTAGCTCCAAAAGGCGCTCCAAATATATTATTTATTTTATATGATGATACCGGTCTTGCAGCCTGGTCACCATTTGGAGGAGGAATCAACATGCCAACTTTGCAAAAATTGGCAGATAACGGGCTGATTTATACACAATGGCATACTACAGCATTATGTTCCCCAACTCGTTCTACTTTATTAACTGGTCGAAATCATCATTTAAATGGTATGGCTGCAATTACAGAAGCTGCAGCGGGTTATCCGGGAGCAAGTGGAAGATTGCCAAAACAAGTTGCGACAATCGGGCAAGTTTTGCAGGATAATGGATGGAGTACTTTCTGGATAGGAAAAGATCATAACGTGCCTGAGCAAGATGTTGCATCAGGAGGAGATCGAAGCACATGGCCTTTGCAAATGGGATTTGATCGCTACTACGGTTTTCTTGGTGGAGAAACCAATCAATGGTATCCTGATTTAGTTGAAGACAATCACTTTACAGAAGCAAAATACGGACCGGAAGATGGTTATCATTTATCTAAAGATTTAGCAGATCATGCCTTAGAATATATTCGTGATCAACAAGCCACAAATCCTTCTAAACCTTGGTTTATGTGGTATTGTCCGGGTGCAAATCACGCTCCGCATCATGCTCCGGAAGAATATATAGCTAAATATAAAGGTAAATTTGACGATGGTTATGACGCATACCGAAAATGGGTTTTGCCTAGAATGATCGCCAAAGGAATTATTCCAAAGGGAACTAACTTTGACAAATTCAATCCGCTTCCTCCGGGAGTTTCGAATCCGGGCGATGAAGTTTTAGATTGGAATAAACTAAGTGCAGATGAAAAGAAATTATTCTCAAGATTGGCTGAAGTTTACGCAGGTTTCTCTGAATATACTGATGCACAAGTGGGACGTATTATTGATTATTTAGAAAAAACAGGACAATTAGAAAACACAATTGTTTTGTATGCTGCTGATAATGGCGCTTCTGGAGAAGGATCTCCATCTGGTTCTGTTAACGAAAATAAATTCTTCAACGGATATCCTGATGAACTAAAAGAAAACCTAAAATATCTTGACAAACTAGGCGGTCCGGACACCTATGAGCATTATCCAACAGGTTGGGCAGCTGCATTTTCTACTCCTTTTAAAATGTTTAAAAGATATAGTGAATATGCGGGTGGAACTTGCGATCCGTTAGTGATTTCATGGCCAAAAGGAATAAAAGCAAAAGGAGAAGTCCGCAATCAATTTCACCATTCTACAGATATTGTTCCTACATTATTAGAGGTTTGTGGTGTCGAAATGCCAAAAGTATATCGTGGAATTCCGCAATATCCATTATCGGGAGTATCAATGAAATATACTTTTGATGCTGCACCAGATGCAAAAACTCAAAAACACATTCAGTATTTTGCTATGTTAGGAAGCCGCGCTTTATGGAAAGATGGCTGGAAAGCAGTAGCATTACATGCGCCACTTGTTGGAAAAGGAAACTTTGACAAAGACGAATGGGAACTTTATAACACTGATATTGACAGAGCTGAATCTAACAATTTGGCAAAAAAATATCCGGATAAATTAAAAGAATTAATTGCTGACTGGAATTCAGAAGCTGCCAAAAATCTTGTATTGCCACTTGATGACCGTTCGGCTATTGAAGTTTTAGGAACAGAAAGACCTTCATCTGAAGCGCCTCGCGATCAATATGTTTATTATCCTGGAACTGCTCCGGTGCCGGAAGGTGTTGCAGTAAATGTTCGTGGACGTTCTTATAAAATTGTTGCCGATGTTGATCTAAAAGATGCGAATGCTTCCGGAGTTCTTTTTGCACACGGATCTCGTTTTGGCGGACATGCTTTATTTCTAAAAGACAAAAAACTGAATTATGTGTACAATTTCTTAGGAATTGCTCCTGAACAAAGATTTACTTCGAATGTTGAAATTACACCTGGAAAACATGTTTTTGGTATGGAATTTACCCGAGAAAAAGCAGGACCAAATGGTGAATCAATTGGAAAAATGAAACTTTATATTGATGGAAAAGAAGTTGCTTCAGGACCAATGAGAACTCAAACCGGTAAATTCACACTTTCCGGAGACGGACTTTGTGTTGGATTTGACAGCGGTGATGCAGTAAGTAAAGAATACAAAACGCCTGGTGAATTTAAAGGCGGAGAAATTTATGGCGTTGGTATCAATGTCGGAAAAATCGAATATTCGGATCTAAACAGTGAAGCAAAAAGAGCTTTGAACAGAGATTAA
- a CDS encoding L,D-transpeptidase, with protein MKKLYYTSNIFLVLVLVLLSSCKKSESTETKEKTKHRKAIEYKKPQSVEFHLEKTKEWLKINEADSSKLQIAYAINRTDKANFAKLDSVVIPSDFSGDIVYYLPFPLHVAALGEVSKVIIFSYPTQAFAAYENGELVYTGPTNMGRKKDPTPTGLFFTNWKAEKTTSTFNDEWDLKWNFNIENKLGVGFHEYALPGYPASHSCLRLQEKDAKYLYKWADEWILKDKENVKVKGTPVIVFGSYNFDGPKPWLQLVKDPKALDISESEIETQAKPFIQKILDNQKVREAEQTAKP; from the coding sequence ATGAAAAAGTTATATTATACATCAAATATCTTCCTTGTACTTGTTTTAGTTTTATTGAGTTCATGCAAAAAAAGCGAATCTACTGAAACGAAAGAAAAAACAAAACACAGAAAAGCAATCGAATATAAAAAGCCACAATCTGTTGAATTTCATTTAGAGAAAACTAAAGAATGGCTAAAAATAAATGAAGCTGACAGCAGTAAACTTCAGATTGCTTACGCTATAAATCGAACAGATAAAGCGAATTTCGCAAAATTAGATTCAGTGGTAATTCCGTCTGATTTTAGTGGTGATATTGTTTATTATCTTCCGTTTCCGTTGCATGTTGCAGCTTTAGGAGAGGTTTCAAAAGTTATAATTTTCTCCTATCCTACTCAGGCATTTGCTGCTTACGAAAATGGAGAATTAGTTTATACAGGACCAACAAATATGGGAAGAAAAAAAGACCCTACTCCAACCGGATTATTTTTCACCAATTGGAAAGCCGAAAAAACTACCAGTACTTTTAATGACGAATGGGATTTAAAGTGGAATTTTAATATCGAGAATAAACTGGGAGTTGGTTTCCACGAATATGCTTTACCAGGTTACCCGGCATCACATTCTTGTTTACGATTACAAGAAAAAGACGCTAAATATCTTTATAAATGGGCTGACGAATGGATCTTGAAAGACAAAGAAAATGTAAAAGTAAAAGGAACTCCGGTAATCGTTTTTGGAAGTTATAATTTTGATGGACCAAAACCTTGGTTACAATTAGTCAAAGATCCAAAAGCACTTGATATTTCAGAATCTGAAATTGAAACTCAAGCAAAACCTTTTATACAGAAAATTTTAGACAATCAAAAAGTTAGAGAAGCAGAGCAAACTGCTAAACCTTAA
- the guaB gene encoding IMP dehydrogenase, producing the protein MIAHNSKIIGEGLTYDDVLLVPNYSNVLPREVSIKSKFSRNITLNVPIVSAAMDTVTESAMAIAMAQEGGIGVLHKNMTIEQQAAKVRRVKRAESGMIIDPVTLPMNSTIADAKNAMKEFGIGGIPIVDENKILKGIVTNRDLRFEKNGARPIAEVMTSTNLVTVAEGTSLEQAEVVLQGHKIEKLPVVNANYELVGLITFRDITKLTQKPIANKDIFGRLRVAAAIGVTGDAVLRAEALVAAGVDAIIIDTAHGHTEGVVNTLKEVKSKFPQIDVIVGNIATPEAAKYLVENGADGVKVGIGPGSICTTRIVAGVGFPQFSAVLEVAAAIKGTGVPVIADGGIRYTGDIPKAIAAGADCVMLGSLLAGTKESPGETIIFEGRKFKSYRGMGSVEAMQTGSKDRYFQDVEDDVKKLVPEGIVGRVPYKGELNESMLQFIGGLRAGMGYCGSKDIPTLQETGRFVRITSSGITESHPHNVTITKEAPNYSR; encoded by the coding sequence ATGATAGCACACAACTCCAAGATTATCGGCGAAGGTTTAACTTACGACGATGTATTATTAGTACCTAACTACTCGAATGTGCTTCCTCGCGAAGTGAGTATCAAATCAAAATTTTCACGAAATATAACGCTAAACGTTCCTATAGTATCAGCTGCTATGGATACCGTTACCGAAAGTGCAATGGCAATCGCTATGGCACAAGAAGGCGGAATTGGTGTTTTACATAAAAACATGACCATCGAGCAACAAGCTGCGAAGGTAAGAAGAGTAAAACGTGCTGAGTCAGGAATGATTATCGATCCGGTAACATTGCCAATGAACTCTACAATTGCAGACGCAAAAAATGCAATGAAAGAATTCGGAATTGGCGGAATCCCAATCGTTGACGAAAACAAAATCTTAAAAGGAATCGTTACAAATCGTGACTTACGTTTTGAGAAAAATGGTGCAAGACCAATCGCTGAGGTAATGACAAGTACAAACTTAGTAACTGTTGCCGAAGGAACTTCACTAGAACAAGCCGAAGTAGTTTTACAAGGTCACAAAATCGAAAAATTACCGGTAGTAAACGCTAATTATGAATTAGTTGGTTTAATTACCTTTAGAGATATCACAAAACTGACACAAAAACCAATCGCTAACAAAGATATTTTTGGTCGTTTAAGAGTAGCTGCAGCAATTGGAGTTACAGGTGATGCAGTCTTAAGAGCAGAAGCATTAGTTGCTGCAGGAGTAGATGCAATCATCATCGATACCGCTCACGGACATACAGAAGGTGTTGTAAATACCTTAAAAGAAGTAAAATCAAAATTCCCACAAATAGACGTAATTGTTGGAAACATTGCAACTCCTGAAGCAGCTAAATATTTAGTAGAGAACGGAGCAGATGGAGTAAAAGTAGGGATTGGACCGGGTTCTATCTGTACAACTCGTATCGTTGCAGGTGTTGGTTTCCCTCAATTCTCAGCGGTTCTTGAAGTAGCAGCAGCTATTAAAGGAACAGGAGTTCCGGTTATCGCAGATGGTGGAATTCGTTACACAGGAGATATTCCTAAAGCAATTGCAGCAGGAGCTGATTGTGTAATGTTAGGTTCATTATTAGCAGGAACAAAAGAATCTCCGGGAGAAACAATTATTTTCGAAGGAAGAAAATTCAAATCATACCGCGGAATGGGTTCTGTTGAAGCTATGCAAACAGGTTCAAAAGATCGTTATTTCCAGGATGTTGAAGACGACGTTAAAAAATTAGTTCCGGAAGGAATTGTTGGTCGTGTTCCTTACAAAGGAGAATTAAACGAAAGTATGCTTCAATTTATCGGAGGTCTTCGTGCCGGAATGGGATACTGTGGTTCAAAAGATATTCCAACATTACAAGAAACAGGACGTTTTGTTAGAATCACATCAAGCGGAATCACTGAAAGTCACCCACATAATGTTACAATTACAAAAGAAGCTCCAAATTATTCAAGATAA
- a CDS encoding DUF4261 domain-containing protein, with the protein MGLFSFFKKEKTNLEKNENSILLAMPMFNNGERYNINDVIEKLKTFWNLTISDFTGDDNSAIFKIDGEMVALAYMPAPIPSEDIEGTAQYAYNWQTAAEDLKNHNGHAIVSIMSSQKNQKERFTILSKLLCSILSTSNAIGIYQGSQSLLISKSQYLENIDEIKQQGIPLALWIYIGIRPSEKGNSIYTYGLTEFAKQEMEVINSKLHIEELYDFISNISTYVINSNVIFKNGETLGYTENQKIKITSSKGQFIEGQTLKLEM; encoded by the coding sequence ATGGGACTATTCAGCTTCTTCAAAAAAGAAAAAACAAATTTAGAAAAAAACGAAAATAGCATTTTACTTGCTATGCCAATGTTTAACAACGGCGAAAGGTACAATATCAATGATGTTATTGAAAAGCTGAAAACATTTTGGAATTTAACAATTAGTGATTTTACAGGAGATGACAACTCTGCTATTTTTAAAATAGATGGAGAAATGGTTGCTTTAGCTTATATGCCAGCACCAATTCCTTCTGAGGATATCGAAGGAACTGCACAATACGCATATAATTGGCAAACTGCTGCTGAGGATTTAAAAAATCATAACGGACATGCAATAGTATCAATTATGTCCTCACAAAAAAATCAAAAAGAGAGATTTACTATTCTAAGTAAATTATTATGCTCAATTCTATCCACTTCAAATGCCATAGGAATTTATCAGGGAAGTCAATCATTATTAATTTCTAAATCTCAATATTTAGAAAATATAGATGAAATAAAACAACAAGGAATACCTCTTGCACTATGGATATATATAGGAATAAGACCTTCTGAAAAAGGAAATAGTATTTATACTTATGGCTTAACCGAATTCGCAAAACAGGAGATGGAAGTTATAAATTCAAAACTTCACATTGAAGAACTTTATGATTTTATATCTAATATTTCTACTTACGTAATTAATAGTAATGTAATTTTCAAAAATGGAGAAACTCTTGGTTATACAGAAAACCAAAAAATAAAAATAACATCTTCTAAAGGACAATTTATTGAAGGCCAAACTTTAAAACTAGAAATGTGA
- a CDS encoding quinone-dependent dihydroorotate dehydrogenase — MYKLIIRPILFWFDPEEVHYFTFSFVKFISKIPGVSSIIRGIYEVKDSRLEREVFGIKFKNPVGLAAGFDKDAKLYKELSDFGFGFIEIGTVTPVGQEGNPKKRLFRLKEDQAIINRMGFNNGGVLEAVERLKKNSGVLIGGNIGKNKVTPNENAVDDYIICFDALFDHVDYFVVNVSSPNTPNLRALQDKEPLTALLQTLQNRNVEKQKTSNQKIKPILLKIAPDLTDEQLLDIIDIVKTTQIAGVIATNTTISRDGLQSENQSEMGGLSGKPLTKRSTEVIRFLSEKSNKAFPIIGVGGIHSADDAIEKLNAGASLVQLYTGFIYEGPALIKAINKKVLKNL; from the coding sequence ATGTATAAATTGATAATTCGCCCGATACTTTTTTGGTTTGATCCGGAAGAAGTACATTATTTTACTTTTTCATTTGTTAAATTCATTTCAAAAATACCAGGAGTTTCGTCAATAATCAGAGGGATTTACGAAGTAAAAGACAGTCGTTTAGAGCGTGAAGTTTTCGGGATTAAATTCAAAAATCCAGTAGGACTTGCGGCAGGATTCGATAAAGATGCTAAGTTGTACAAAGAGCTTTCTGACTTTGGTTTTGGTTTCATCGAAATCGGAACTGTAACGCCAGTTGGTCAGGAAGGAAATCCTAAGAAACGTTTATTTCGTTTGAAAGAAGATCAGGCAATTATTAACCGAATGGGTTTTAATAATGGCGGAGTTCTTGAAGCCGTAGAACGTTTAAAAAAGAATTCAGGAGTTTTAATTGGAGGAAATATTGGAAAAAACAAAGTAACGCCAAACGAAAATGCTGTTGATGATTACATCATTTGCTTTGATGCTTTGTTTGATCATGTAGATTATTTTGTTGTGAATGTAAGTTCGCCAAATACTCCAAATCTAAGAGCGCTACAAGACAAAGAACCTTTGACAGCTTTATTGCAAACATTACAAAACAGAAATGTAGAAAAGCAAAAAACAAGTAATCAAAAAATAAAACCAATACTTTTAAAAATTGCTCCGGATCTTACAGACGAGCAATTATTGGATATTATTGATATTGTAAAAACGACTCAAATTGCTGGTGTAATTGCTACAAATACAACAATTTCAAGAGACGGATTACAATCTGAAAATCAATCTGAAATGGGCGGATTATCAGGAAAACCATTAACAAAACGTTCGACGGAAGTAATTCGTTTTCTTTCGGAAAAAAGCAATAAAGCATTTCCAATTATTGGAGTAGGAGGAATTCATTCTGCAGATGATGCCATCGAAAAGCTAAATGCCGGAGCAAGTTTAGTACAATTGTACACCGGTTTTATTTATGAAGGTCCAGCCTTGATAAAAGCAATCAATAAAAAAGTTTTGAAGAATTTGTAA
- a CDS encoding TetR/AcrR family transcriptional regulator, with the protein MRTRDTNKEEIVKQKAIEMLVAQGVEGFGMNRLAKECGVSVATLYIYYSDKEDLIRKIGIDIGKNFFNEMLAGFSSEMSFVDGLRQQWENRSKFAINFSLQTTCLELLKHSSYGDAILAEITSDFKDQMLKFITKAIEKKELLPVTFEVFWSIAYGSLYSLLELHREGKSMSGKPFVFTEEIRDEAFNLVIKALTP; encoded by the coding sequence ATGAGAACAAGAGACACAAATAAAGAAGAAATTGTAAAACAAAAAGCAATTGAAATGCTTGTTGCGCAAGGCGTAGAAGGATTTGGAATGAATCGTTTAGCAAAAGAATGTGGCGTTTCTGTGGCGACATTGTATATCTATTATTCGGATAAGGAAGATCTTATTCGCAAAATAGGAATTGATATTGGCAAAAATTTCTTCAATGAAATGTTGGCTGGGTTTTCTTCAGAAATGTCGTTTGTAGATGGTTTACGCCAACAATGGGAAAACCGTTCTAAATTTGCAATCAATTTTTCCTTACAAACTACTTGTCTTGAACTTTTAAAACATTCCAGTTATGGCGATGCTATTTTAGCTGAAATCACTTCGGATTTTAAAGATCAAATGTTAAAATTTATTACCAAAGCAATCGAAAAAAAGGAACTTCTTCCCGTTACGTTCGAAGTTTTCTGGAGTATTGCTTATGGATCACTTTATTCTCTTTTAGAACTTCACAGAGAAGGAAAATCGATGTCCGGAAAACCTTTTGTTTTTACTGAAGAAATTAGAGATGAAGCTTTTAATTTGGTTATAAAAGCTTTGACTCCTTAA